The DNA segment TTATTAAAAATAAGTATATAGGACGAACTTTTATCTGTCCAAAACAGAAAGACAGGGAAATCGGTGTGCGAGTCAAATTAAATGTCTTAAAAGAGCTGGTAAAGGATAAAAGAATCGTATTGATTGACGATTCTATTGTACGAGGCACTACTATGAAAAGGCTTGTGTCGCTTTTGAAAAAAGGCGGTGCAAAAGAAGTACACGTAAGGATAAGTTCTCCTCCTGTCAAGTATTCCTGTTATTTTGGAATAGATACTCCTACTAAGAAAGAGCTGGTAGGTTCATACATGGAAGTGAAGGATATCCGGGATTACATTGGAGCAGACAGCTTAAGCTTTTTAAGCTTAGAAGGTTTAAAAGAAAGTGTGGGCTTAGAAAGCATCTGTGCAGCATGTTTTGATGGAAAGTATCCTATGGAAGTCCCAAAAGAAGGCAGCAAATACCTTTTTGAAAAAAAGTAAATTTAAGGAGGATGCCATGGACTACAAAGATGCTGGTGTAAATATAGATGAGGGAAATAGATTTGTAGAAATGATAAAGCCTATTGCGAAAGCCACTATAAAAGGCGGTGTTTTAAATGGAATAGGCGGTTTTGGAGCTCTTTACCAACTGACAGATTATAAGAATCCTGTTCTGGTTTCAGGCACAGATGGGGTTGGGACAAAGCTAAAGATTGCTTTTATGATGAAAAAGTACGATACTATAGGTGTAGACTTAGTTGCCATGTGTGTTAATGATATAATCGTCAGTGGTGCAAAACCTTTATTTTTCCTTGACTACTTTGCTACTGGGAAGTTGCAAAGCGATGTAGGCATTGAAGTTATAAAAGGCATTGCAGCAGGATGCAGTGAAGCGGAGTGTGCATTGATAGGAGGAGAGACAGCAGAGCTTCCAGGTATGTACAATGAAGGCGAATTTGACCTTGCTGGTTTTGCAGTAGGCGCTGTTGAAAAAGACGAGATAATCGACGGCAGAAATATTGAAGTCGGTGATGTAATAATAGGACTTGCATCATCAGGGATACACTCCAATGGATATTCATTGGTGAGAAAAGTCTTGTTTGATGTAGGCAAAATGAGCACTGATGATTATATAGAAGAATACGGACTGTCGTTAGGGGAAGTCATCTTAAAACCTACAAGAATATATGTGAAAGCTTTTAAATCCTTAAAAGGCATAAACATTAAAGGGATGGCCCACATAACAGGCGGAGGATTTGTAGACAATATACCGAGGACGTTAAAAGACGGCGTATCTGCCAGAATAGACAAAAAATCGTGGGATGTCCCGCACATATTTAGCCTAATAAAAGACATTGGAAACATTGATGACATAGAAATGTACAGGACGTTTAACATGGGAATCGGGATGATCATTATTGTTCCAAATCATCAATGTGACGATGCAGTAAGCCGGTTAAAAGCTGCGGGTGAGAAACCATTTATAATAGGAGAAATTGTAAATGGTGAAAAAGAGGTATTGCTATGAGATTATTGGTTATGGCGTCAGGAAATGGCACTGACTTTCAGTCTATCATAGATGGCATTAAAAGCGGATATATCAACGCTGAAATTGTGGCTCTTATTAGCGATAAAGAAGGAGCGTACGCTTTGAAAAGGGCTGAAATGAACAATATACCTGCTTATTGTATCCCTAAAAAGAAGTTAAAAGACAAGTTTTATAATGAGCTTGCCAATGTTATCAATGAGATAAATCCAGATGGAATAATCTTGGCAGGTTTCATAACGATATTGAACGAAGAGATCGTAAATAAGTATCATAATAGGATAATAAACATACATCCGTCTTTAATACCATCGTTTTGTGGCAAAGGGTACTACGGCATAAATGTCCACAAGGCTGTCGTTGATTACGGTGTAAAATACACTGGCTGCACAGTTCATTTTGTTGACTCAGGCGCAGATACGGGGCCTATCATAATGCAAGATGTGGTAAAGGTTGAAGATGACGATACACCTGAAACGGTAGCATCTAAAGTCTTGAAGCTGGAGCACAGATTGCTGCCTTATGCTGTAAAGCTGTTTACTGAAGGAAGGCTTAAAGTTGAAGGAAGAAAGGTTTATATAAAATAGGAGGTATGATGATGTCAAAGAGAGCATTGATAAGCGTGTCTAAAAAGGATGGAATTGTGGACTTTGCAAAGAAGTTAGATGAGATGGGATATGAGATATTATCGACTGGCGG comes from the Thermoanaerobacterium aotearoense genome and includes:
- the purM gene encoding phosphoribosylformylglycinamidine cyclo-ligase encodes the protein MDYKDAGVNIDEGNRFVEMIKPIAKATIKGGVLNGIGGFGALYQLTDYKNPVLVSGTDGVGTKLKIAFMMKKYDTIGVDLVAMCVNDIIVSGAKPLFFLDYFATGKLQSDVGIEVIKGIAAGCSEAECALIGGETAELPGMYNEGEFDLAGFAVGAVEKDEIIDGRNIEVGDVIIGLASSGIHSNGYSLVRKVLFDVGKMSTDDYIEEYGLSLGEVILKPTRIYVKAFKSLKGINIKGMAHITGGGFVDNIPRTLKDGVSARIDKKSWDVPHIFSLIKDIGNIDDIEMYRTFNMGIGMIIIVPNHQCDDAVSRLKAAGEKPFIIGEIVNGEKEVLL
- the purN gene encoding phosphoribosylglycinamide formyltransferase, giving the protein MRLLVMASGNGTDFQSIIDGIKSGYINAEIVALISDKEGAYALKRAEMNNIPAYCIPKKKLKDKFYNELANVINEINPDGIILAGFITILNEEIVNKYHNRIINIHPSLIPSFCGKGYYGINVHKAVVDYGVKYTGCTVHFVDSGADTGPIIMQDVVKVEDDDTPETVASKVLKLEHRLLPYAVKLFTEGRLKVEGRKVYIK